CATCGCCCAGTTCTTCGGGACGACCTTCATCGTCTTCCTGATCATGGCCTTCATGCTGGGTGAGGCCACAGTCTTCCCGGAAAAGATCAGGTACGTGCTCGGGCAGAATGCCGGCGACGAGGACCGGTTGGCCAAGGTGGTTACGGAAGTGCAGACTTACCTGGGCATCAAGACGATGGTATCACTCGCTACGGGGCTGGTTCTGGGTCTTTGGGCCTATTACATGAAACTCGAGTTCGCTCTTCTGTTGGGCCTGATGGCGTTCCTGCTCAACTACGTGCCCACGGTTGGCTCGATCATCGCGGCGGTGCCCGCGGTGCTCTTGAGCATCGTTTTACACGGAACCGTAACTCACGCCCTGTTCGTGGCGATGGGTTACGTCGTTGTGAACGTCCTCTTCGGAAACATCCTCGAGCCCAACCTGTTGGGGCGCCGGCTCGGCCTGTCTACGCTGGTCGTGATCCTGTCGCTACTCTTCTGGGGGTGGGCGTGGGGTCCACTCGGGGCGCTGCTATCCGTGCCGCTGACGGTGATGGTGAAGATCTGGCTCGAGAACACACACGATTTGCGCTGGGTGGCGGTGTTGTTGGACAAGTCTCCCCCGCCCGTGCCGGCAGGCGGTGCGGGGACCGACCCGGAGGCGGCGTAGCGATGCCCAAAGTTGCGTTCGATGCGCTACCGGATCGTGGCCGGTTGTGGGTCTTTCCGGCTACGCAGGCCCTCAGTTCGGTCCAGTCCGATGCCTTCCTGCAAGCGGTCGACTCATTCCTCGACGCCTGGGCCGCCCACGGCGTTCCGCTTCGCTCCGGCAGGGAACTGAGGGAGGACCGTTTTCTGGTCATCGGCGTGGATGTGGACGCTGAAGCCCCCTCCGGCTGCTCGATCGACGCGCTGGTGAACCGCCTGCGTGGTCTCGGCACGGAGCTGAGCGT
The sequence above is a segment of the Gemmatimonadota bacterium genome. Coding sequences within it:
- a CDS encoding AI-2E family transporter, which translates into the protein MIFERTEEHPGARFLLILACLVVVVYGLKSAAPILLPTALALFLSVLSLPIMLWLVHHRVPAGFATLITVLIFVSVVGLLILVASQSVTDLQDNIQRYQDLFGERVAAVIEWVDGLSPNFDVSPYITTDLINPTAVVDLVQGTIGRIAQFFGTTFIVFLIMAFMLGEATVFPEKIRYVLGQNAGDEDRLAKVVTEVQTYLGIKTMVSLATGLVLGLWAYYMKLEFALLLGLMAFLLNYVPTVGSIIAAVPAVLLSIVLHGTVTHALFVAMGYVVVNVLFGNILEPNLLGRRLGLSTLVVILSLLFWGWAWGPLGALLSVPLTVMVKIWLENTHDLRWVAVLLDKSPPPVPAGGAGTDPEAA